The Petrocella atlantisensis genome has a window encoding:
- a CDS encoding dihydrodipicolinate synthase family protein: MFSIDDLKGVIPPIITPVDENEKVDEEGLKRVIDYVLEGGVHGIFVLGSNGEFYALDEASQKKAVEITVAHVGKRVPVYAGIGAITTSACIKTAQMAEAAGADAVTLLTPMFINPNEEEMLHHFKAVADAIKIPVILYNNPGKTTNNISSALLRKLAQIENIIGVKNTSLDFAQTIEYIRVTEDISSFKVLSGTDYYIYGTLAYGGVGCVAGTANVAPKLVVSIYEKYMAGDLKGAMEDQYKLIPLRNTYSYGSFPVVMKDCMNLLGLKVGHPIKPIDHCSDSRMNDIRKVLVNLDLIEPSI; the protein is encoded by the coding sequence ATGTTTAGCATAGATGATTTAAAAGGCGTGATTCCACCGATTATCACGCCGGTAGATGAAAATGAAAAGGTGGATGAAGAAGGGCTTAAGAGGGTCATTGACTATGTTCTTGAAGGTGGTGTCCATGGTATTTTTGTTCTTGGAAGCAATGGTGAGTTCTATGCCCTTGATGAAGCCAGTCAGAAAAAAGCAGTAGAGATCACCGTAGCCCATGTAGGTAAGCGAGTACCGGTTTACGCCGGAATAGGCGCAATCACTACCAGTGCTTGTATAAAAACAGCTCAAATGGCTGAAGCGGCAGGTGCAGATGCGGTCACTTTACTGACCCCTATGTTTATCAATCCCAATGAAGAAGAGATGTTGCATCATTTTAAAGCCGTAGCAGACGCTATTAAAATACCGGTAATCTTATATAACAATCCTGGTAAAACCACCAACAATATTTCTTCAGCATTACTAAGAAAACTGGCGCAAATAGAAAATATTATTGGCGTAAAGAATACATCTTTAGATTTTGCACAAACCATTGAATATATTAGAGTAACGGAAGACATTTCAAGCTTTAAGGTTCTAAGCGGAACAGATTATTATATCTATGGTACTTTAGCTTATGGAGGTGTAGGATGCGTTGCCGGTACCGCTAATGTGGCACCTAAACTGGTCGTATCCATCTATGAAAAATATATGGCAGGCGATTTAAAAGGGGCCATGGAAGACCAATACAAGCTTATACCCCTCAGAAACACTTACAGCTATGGCAGTTTTCCAGTAGTTATGAAGGATTGTATGAACCTGTTAGGTCTAAAGGTGGGTCATCCTATTAAGCCTATAGACCATTGTAGTGACAGTAGAATGAATGACATAAGAAAAGTGCTTGTGAATTTGGACTTGATTGAACCCTCGATTTGA